Within Sardina pilchardus chromosome 21, fSarPil1.1, whole genome shotgun sequence, the genomic segment AGAGAGCCGATTTAGcatacacagtcactcacaATAAATGAAGTACTCTTGAAAAGTATCACTGGTAGAAGTCAGAATGACTTCCGGAAAAAAAGATACAGAATGTAAACCACTTCCTTAGACACATGCATActtgtgcacatgcacaaatacacacacacacacacacacacacacacacacacacacacacacacacacacacacacacacacacacacacacacacacacacgtacaggcacacacaggcgcgcgcatACACAGACACCTGCAATAGCTGCATAAACTATTGAAGCTGTATACACGCACTCTGAATGTGCTCAAAAATCTGAatatacaaattacaaaatgagAACTATAAATTAATTTAGAGGATCTAGAAATCTGCAAAAAGAAATCCATAAATACTATATTGCCTTTGCATTTCATATTATTGCAAAGACAGCAGAACCAAATAGACAGCACTTTGAAAAACTACACTTGTGTTTTCACATTTGATTGATCTGTGTCCTAATCAGTCCTAATCATTGATACAATTCCAGAaaaaagtgaatgaatgaatgaataaataaataaataaatacatactgtagtgtacatacatacatacatacatacatacatacacacatacacacataaatacatacattcatacttatacataaataaacaaaatccaAGAGAACACCCAAATGTATTTCGCTTTACTGTCTTAGAGGAGTAAGTGAATCCAAAACAAAATTCAGTTTAAGGAGGTAAAATCAGAGAATTTTCTAGGCAATTTCCTTATGAAATACCAAACCTATTAAAGCTTACCTAAGTAGTTGGCAATTAATTTCTAATAATAATTGTATTATTACACTTACACTTTACGCCTTACACTTTATCAATCAATTACCTAACATAATTATGTTTCGTAGGCTATGCAGCCAAatcaattaattgattaattgtcgCAGGAGGATATAGGGcagacagttttctgtgaatatcttgagAACCGTATAGGGCCTAGGTGGACCtcatgttttttgtatgttggtatGAAGCTTTGTTATTGCAGGTATCTCTGGttgacatggtcaaaactgcacaaaaagTGGTCAAGAAGGTGTAGGAtaattatgacaccctctgaatgtatgccaagtttcAAGGAATTCTGTTCATTTGGGACAATATAATAAATcaatatatgtgtacattttttAGTAACTGTACactacgcatgcacacacacacacacacacacacacacacacacattgagatacatgcaagcacacacacacacacacacacacacatgcatactgtaaacacacacataaaaacacatgcacagacagacacacacagcacacatatgcatggattcaagcacatgcacacacatacacaggtacgCACAAGCACACGTAGCAGACACACAGTCgtgaacacaaacacttacagtacatgcacacacacacacacaccaacacaccacacccacatgcacacacacacacacctttaccccccccccccccccacacacacacacacacacacacacacaccagcgaacacacacacacacgcagacacacatgcagggaAGCACTCATAAATGTTGCaggagtaggggatggagtaggagagagaCAAATTGGCAAGCAtgatgtgcaggactgagtggccgtcatattttgtaccgctttgcggtgcATCTTGTTTCTAATTCCAATTGACAATGTTTATTTTGAGTGGTGTGTCCCACGAGTTTTTCTATgggaatgtaggcctagtttaacACAACAGGGAAACGTGTTTTTCAGCTTATACAGGTACTGTTGCTCTCGGTTTTATGAGGATCTGTATGATACTTTGTAACGTGGTTTATATCCGCCTCGGTTTTCGGTGCATCCAATCAAATACGGCGTTACTGGTGACCGTAGCTCCAATCGCCATTTTTAATAGTATGTGGGTAAACAGAATCCACTCCGTGAGCGCGTTTCGCTGCGGCGTTATACCGTTCTGAAAGTTCTGTTGATGTAATAGGATTTTGGGATTTCAGCTAAGGGCATTATAAAGAGGTATGTTTGCATATGTATTAGTTTCATACATTCCTTTTTTTCTGAGTGTGCTAACGTTAGATCTGCTTTGTAATGGCTTGGGGAACTTGGTAAAGACAGCCTTCAGAATCAGCTAGCTATGTAGTTAGCCTGGCGCTAACTCTCTACTTTGCTCAGTAAAAAAGTGCATTGGTGTTTAATGTTGAACCATGAGCTTCATTGCAATGTTGTTTGAGGATAGAAGCCGTTTGGAAACCGCACATTTGAGGAATACGTTTTGGTTAACGTTAGCCAAATACCTGCTAGCGGCTGCTAATGAGCTAATAGAATTGGCTGAGCTTCCTGGCTAATGTTAATTGCCGGGTATATGGTTTGCGTTTGGCGTTATCGCCAGGTGGTTTTACGCATTCATCATTGCGTGCTTATTGTTCTATTACAAATAACTGTTGAAGCAGCCTGTCTGAAAAAAATGTTTACTTTCCTTCAATGCGTAGTGAAAACGTTATAGGTCTTAATTACTGatagctgtgtgtgagtgcatagtATTCATGATgcgtcttcttcctcttctgcctTACCAGGGCGCCAGGATGAGTGAATCTCAGCAGGTGAGTGCCCTGCCACCACCGCCCATGCAGTACATCAAAGAGTACACTGACGAGAATGTGCGGAAAGGCATCGCTCCCAAACCACCCCCTCCCATCCGGGACAGCTACATGATGTTTGGCAACCAGTTCCAATGTGATGACCTGATTATCCGTCCGCTGGAGAGCCAAGGTATCGAGCGGTTACACCCCATGCAGTTTGACCACAAACACGAGCTGAAGAAGCTCAACATGTCCATTCTGGTCAACTTCCTTGATCTGTTGGACATCTTGATCAAAAGCCCCGGTAGCATCAAACGCGAGGAGAAGCTGGAGGACTTGAAGCTGCTGTTCGTGCACATGCACCACCTCATCAACGAGTACCGGCCGCACCAGGCGCGCGAGACGCTGCGCGTGATGATGGAGGTGCAGAAGAGGCAGCGCCTGGAGACGGCCGAGCGCTTCCAGAAGCACCTGGAGCGCGTGGTGGAGATGATCCAGAACTGCTTGGCATCGCTGCCCGACGACCTGCCCCAGCCAGAGGGCTCTGCCgctgggggtgcaggggccgGGGCGAGTGGGGGTCTCGCTGGGGCTTTGGGTGGAGCTCCAAGATTAAAATGTGAACCTATGGACGTGGAGGAAGCAGGTGGAAGCTGCATGGGGGCACACATGGACAAGACTACTGCTGTGTCCAAGAAGGACAAAGAATTTGACAAAGATGCAGCAATGTGCAGCATTATTGATGAGATGACCtgaggttgttgttgttgttgtttttttttcttttctgatgTTACATTTATGTTGTTTGTTGTCATGTTCTATGTGTTAATTTGCACTgtgggaagaaaaaagaaaactacaGATTTCAAATGTACAGTGCTGGTGTATTTCTTACACCAAACCATTAAGagttagttgtttttttttgttttgtaaaaacactGCATATTGCAGCACCCCCTTTTTAGAAGAGTAATTAGCATTATGTACTGAGTTTGTGGATCAATATATTGCCAAATTTGCCTTGAATAAAACAGTGAGTGGTACACACAGGGACCTCTGGATCTTGATCTAATTCAAAAGCTGGAGATTTACATTTTAAGGCAACGTTCTAGCCTGGATAAACCCAGATGAACCTGTTTGCACATTTGAACGTCCTCTGCAGGTTTGTCTGGAAAGGATTCCATTGTTTTACAAACCTTTCATTTGATGACTTCCAGTGGTGTTTCAAGCAGTGAAATGAACCTTAAATTggtttcagaagtgcagcaaaGTGTTTTTTCCTGcctgaaaaataatcaaactAAGAATATGAAATAGATTGACAAAAATTGAGAACGGTTTCTTGGTAACTCAGCGTAGTGAGGATGGTTCTGCTGAAGTGTTAATGTCAGTTGTTTTGCTCCTTTTAGTCAGTTAGATGTGAACTGAGATGACCCCCAAACAACATTATTTAATCAGGGCAGCTTGCTTCCATAACAACTGGGTGAATTCCTCACCTTACTGGATCAGCGCTGTGAGATGTCAAGGTTGTTGCACAAGCTGTCACTGCAGGGCCAGTAACACACCCAATTATGATTAAGTCATTTGGCGATGAGCTCGCTACTTCACTCCGCCACAAACACAAAGGCCAGTGTCATGTGATCTGTTAAGCATTTATTTGGTTCTGTGAGCCATGACGGCAGGCTTCTTTTCTGGATGACGGCCTTTTGCTGATCATGACTTTGTGAAATCACAACCCAGGGCTCGTCGCGTTTGTATAAGCTTGTGTAAGTGTGCCTTTCTCCCTCCATGTTTCCTTGCTGTTCTTCCACAGGTGCCAGGTTCTACTGGTTACAGTGAGgatatattttgtggttgacaggGCAAGGGGGGAAAACACTACAATGACTGGATTGATTATTTATGttttcatgtttatgtttatgtttgctcCAGTAAGGATGTCGTATGTGTGCATTTTATTTTGTGAGGAGAGTTTGGGAAATGTTTCCAGTAGCATTATAAGGGGGTAGACTTAGTTAGCTTTGTGGTGGGCCTTTGAGATGAAAATGAGTGGAGGTACAAGGTGGGTGGAGCCAGGCTAAAACATGTCAACTAGCTAATATATAATTGCAACAGAAAAAGTTTCAATTGAATGTAAAGGACTCATTGATAAACATTAAGTAGGCCTAAGGCATTACCTGTTGTTAGTCGACCCTTCAGGCAATCCCTTGCAGACTGCACCAaacattccattttttttcaAGAGAACAAGcttcattaaaaaaagaaaaaaaaatcttctacATCCAACCCCAAGAAACCGATGAGATTAATCTCATTTTTGCCCCAATTTCTGTAGATAAAACAAAACCTGGAGTGTATGAGGAATTCACAATTTTGTCCCTTACTAAGTGAAAAATTCTAAATGTATAGTAAATTTATGAAAGGAACTACATAAAGAAGGTTAATTAACAGTGGTTATTGTATAAGTAATGACCCTGACTGTTTTGATAATTTATTTATGACTTGAACTGAAGTGTGTTTATGTTCTACCCTTGAGTGCCTCATCCTAATGCTCAAGAACTATGACATAGCCTACTTATTATACAGGCTACTTAATGCCACATAATTAAACATTTTGCTCAAGAGGGAATGTGGGTGAACTACAGATGTGTGGAGATCAGGGTTGTATTTCAAGTAGGTGGTTAATTGTCAGATGTGGGTAAGTTAACCCAGGGGAAGTGGTAAACctatagatggatagatagatagatcagtgtttcccacagaatttaATTCTATTTGTGGTGGTAGCGTGTTTGTGGGCAAATTTTAAACAAATTTCTGGATTCAAAAATCTGGATTTTGTTTAATATGTTCTTTaaacgtgcatgcatgtttgttgaggaacagagaggctgAAAGGTGTGCATAGCTCTACAATGAAAGGAGTTCATCTAGTTTAAGTAGtacaacataaaatcattgtgtggtggtcagtgttgatattgtggtgggccgccacaaataagtcaatgtatgggaaacactgtagatagatagatatcttTCGAACCCCAATGGAAAATTCAAGAACTCAagaacctcctaatagaagagctttTTGACTTTGTTTAGTTTGAAGCCCCCAAAGTTGTAAAGCTATTATCAGGTTTACTTCCTCTGGGTCATCTTACCTAGGTTTGTTAGGTGCTctaaaaagcttaaatgttttaccATCCAGTAAtccgctttggttaaaaagcttCAGccaaataatgtaatgtaatgtaatgtaatgtttgcCACCTTGGCCTATTGGAATCGAAGCCTGTTTCAACTAGCCACGTTTTGAATACAATAACCTTTTGTGGGGTTTCAAAGGCTTCAGGAAAGTGCATACACAATATTCTATTGCGCAACCAGGATTTCATGTATGCACATTTCTCCTGCTACATACATTACGCATTTCTCCGTACTTCCGAAATGAGCACTGGCGCAGCATTTTGCGGACTTGGAGTCTCAGTCGCGAAATTACTCATATGACACCAGTATGGCCTAATTTATATCAAGGTGAAAACAACGCACCGGGAGTTTCCTGGAAACAGGCTGCCCTGTTTCAGTGACCGGGTGAGATGGCGCGTCCACTTGCAAAATAGGATTGCTTACAGTAGAACACTGAACACAGAAAGTGTGGAAGATGACTCCCATGATGGTCGCACGAGAAACCCCAGTTCGATGTTGATTGGAATTGAAATTCGGTGTTACGAAACGAGAATGGGACTGTTTCACAACGAGAGTGGCTGGCCAATAGAAAGGCCAGCCGCTGTACCATGTGATCTTTATTTATGTAACGTAATAGCGCTAGACATTATCAGCTGTAGGCTATGTGCTGGGCAGTGAGGAGGCTATAAGCAATCCATCGTGTCAGTAGACGGTACCTTTTAAACACTCGTACTTTACACCACATTTTTCCATTTCAATGTTGATGGAGTGCGTTTCGGTACGCAAGGCGTGGACAGTAGCTTTTGGACTGAAGAAAAAAGCCTATATTCAGCATGCTGGTAGAGAGAAGACGTCACTTTTCCAACACAGACTAAGTTATGATTGACAAAGGATATTGTCAACATTAACGTTAGTGTTGTTGAAACCAAAATTCTACGCAAGTGGGAATCTTGCCGAGCGACTTTGGAAACTACTGCAGCGCATTGGCGAAACTGGATCGTGGCTGATAAAGAATTAGCTGACCGTCCCTTGAAACACCATAGCGATGTCGGATTGGTAACCTATATTTGATAGTCGCAAATTTGTCGCACTGTCTGGCCTCATAACCTTGATTACTTAACTTGTAAGCGAAACCATGGTCGCTGTAGGGAGCGAAAGGCCACAGGAATAATTGATGCCAGTGAAAGGGAGACCTTGATTCAACTTCTACTCTTACAATTGACTATCAGAAAGTTCGCAATGGACCTGCTGGAATGCCCTATTTGCCTGTTTCTAATGTGCGAGCCTGTGACTATGAGTTGCGGTCACTCGTTCTGCCGGCGATGTATGGGGAGTTACCTGCCGTCAAGATGCCCCGCATGCAAGGA encodes:
- the med7 gene encoding mediator of RNA polymerase II transcription subunit 7 yields the protein MSESQQVSALPPPPMQYIKEYTDENVRKGIAPKPPPPIRDSYMMFGNQFQCDDLIIRPLESQGIERLHPMQFDHKHELKKLNMSILVNFLDLLDILIKSPGSIKREEKLEDLKLLFVHMHHLINEYRPHQARETLRVMMEVQKRQRLETAERFQKHLERVVEMIQNCLASLPDDLPQPEGSAAGGAGAGASGGLAGALGGAPRLKCEPMDVEEAGGSCMGAHMDKTTAVSKKDKEFDKDAAMCSIIDEMT